A stretch of Geobacter sp. DNA encodes these proteins:
- a CDS encoding anthranilate/aminodeoxychorismate synthase component II (TrpG; with TrpE catalyzes the formation of anthranilate and glutamate from chorismate and glutamine; TrpG provides the glutamine amidotransferase activity) codes for MLLMIDNYDSFTYNLVQYFGELGEEVQVHRNDRITLEEIAALKPQRIVISPGPCTPSEAGISLPLIGHFAGRIPILGVCLGHQSIGAAFGGEVVRSDFLMHGKTSLIHHDGKGLFQGLANPFNATRYHSLVVERSTLPSCLEITAWVEEGEIMGLKHRDLPVWGVQFHPESILTEGGMDILRNFLEMTK; via the coding sequence ATGCTACTCATGATCGACAACTACGACTCGTTTACCTACAACCTGGTTCAGTATTTCGGTGAGCTGGGGGAAGAGGTGCAGGTGCACCGCAACGACAGGATCACCCTGGAGGAGATCGCGGCGCTCAAGCCGCAACGGATCGTCATCTCGCCGGGGCCGTGTACGCCCAGCGAGGCCGGCATCTCCCTGCCGCTGATCGGCCATTTTGCCGGCCGGATACCGATTCTCGGCGTCTGCCTGGGGCACCAGTCCATCGGCGCTGCTTTCGGCGGCGAGGTGGTGCGTAGCGACTTCCTCATGCACGGCAAGACCTCGCTCATCCATCACGATGGGAAGGGGCTCTTCCAGGGGCTTGCCAACCCCTTCAACGCCACCCGCTATCACTCCCTGGTGGTGGAGCGTTCAACGCTCCCTTCCTGCCTGGAAATAACCGCCTGGGTTGAGGAGGGGGAGATCATGGGGCTTAAGCACCGCGACCTGCCGGTCTGGGGGGTGCAGTTCCATCCCGAGTCGATCCTCACCGAGGGGGGGATGGATATCCTGAGGAATTTTCTGGAAATGACGAAATAA
- the trpD gene encoding anthranilate phosphoribosyltransferase has product MIKRAIARVVEREDLSEGEMIEVMDQIMSGGATPAQIGAFITALRMKGETIAEITGAARVMRERATRIRVGKGVVDIDRDDINVDLETILDTCGTGGSGTNSFNVSTTVAFVVSACGVKVAKHGNRSVSSACGSADVLESLGVNLDVTPETVERCITEAGIGFLFAPALHGAMKHAIGPRREIGIRTIFNILGPLTNPAGADCQVLGVYREELVETMAHVLRNLGCRRGFVVYGRDGMDEITLTGETCVADVNPEGVVLSVISPETYGLSRCSMNQLRGGDARENAAIVRAILSGEQGPKRDIVLLNAAYALVAAGKAETPTEGMEQAVDAIDSGHALEQLQRLVTLTSEAQ; this is encoded by the coding sequence ATGATCAAGAGGGCGATTGCACGGGTGGTCGAGCGGGAAGACCTAAGCGAAGGTGAGATGATCGAGGTGATGGACCAGATCATGTCCGGCGGCGCCACCCCGGCGCAGATCGGTGCCTTTATCACCGCGTTGCGGATGAAGGGGGAGACCATTGCCGAAATAACCGGCGCGGCTCGCGTCATGCGCGAACGCGCCACCCGGATCCGGGTCGGCAAGGGGGTGGTGGACATCGACCGGGACGACATCAACGTGGATCTGGAAACCATCCTCGACACCTGCGGCACCGGCGGCAGCGGCACCAACTCCTTCAACGTCTCCACCACCGTCGCCTTCGTGGTTTCGGCCTGCGGGGTCAAGGTGGCCAAGCACGGCAACCGATCGGTCTCTTCGGCCTGCGGCAGCGCCGATGTCCTGGAATCCCTCGGTGTCAACCTGGACGTGACCCCGGAAACGGTGGAGCGCTGCATCACCGAGGCGGGGATCGGCTTTCTCTTTGCGCCGGCACTGCACGGCGCCATGAAACATGCCATTGGCCCGCGCCGCGAGATCGGCATCCGGACCATCTTCAACATCCTCGGCCCGCTCACCAACCCGGCCGGGGCCGACTGCCAGGTGCTCGGCGTCTACCGCGAGGAACTGGTGGAGACCATGGCCCATGTGCTGCGCAACCTGGGGTGCCGGCGGGGGTTCGTGGTCTACGGCCGGGACGGCATGGACGAGATTACCCTGACCGGCGAAACCTGCGTTGCCGATGTCAATCCCGAGGGGGTGGTTCTCTCGGTCATCTCACCAGAGACCTACGGCCTGAGCCGCTGTTCCATGAACCAGTTGCGGGGTGGCGATGCCAGGGAGAACGCGGCCATTGTCCGCGCCATCCTTTCCGGCGAGCAGGGGCCGAAACGGGATATCGTGCTGTTGAACGCCGCCTATGCCCTGGTGGCGGCAGGCAAGGCGGAAACCCCCACAGAGGGGATGGAGCAGGCGGTTGACGCCATCGACTCAGGCCATGCCCTGGAGCAGCTTCAGCGCCTGGTAACCCTGACCAGCGAGGCGCAGTAG